From Triticum aestivum cultivar Chinese Spring unplaced genomic scaffold, IWGSC CS RefSeq v2.1 scaffold193882, whole genome shotgun sequence:
CATCACTTCGACTGAACTTCATAGTTCCACATGTGTGGAACGGCTCTGAGTTTCAGGTCATACTTTTTGCTTACCGTCAGCCCGAATTTCTCGGACATGTCAAGTGAAGCTCCATCAGGAAGTATCCAGTTGAAGTGATATAATAGGTTGGCCAATACGATGTCCAAGGTCGACGTGCTGAACAACATTCCTGGGCACAGCCGTCGCCCAGATCCAAAGGGGGTGTATTCAAAGTATGTCCCATTGTAATCTATGTTGTTGTTTTCAAATCTCTCCGGCTTAAACTCTTCAGGGTTTTTCCAGTATGTTGGATCTCTAGAAATTCCAAACACATTAACATACACATTGGTGCCTTTGAGAATGTTGTAACCCATCATCTTACAGTCCTCTCTGGAATGGCGGGGGACTAACGGACCAGGTGGATGCAATCTAAGAACTTCTTTGATGACCATCCGTAGGTAGTGGAGTTCTCCAAGGTCTCTGTTAGTAATTATAGCCCTTTTTTCACCTAGGACCTGCCGAACCTCTTGTTGTGCCTTAGCCATAGCTTCCGGATGAATCACCAGTTCCGACATAGTCCACTCCAAAACGGTGGATGTGCTTTCTGTGCCCGCTGCAAACATGTCCTGGTGGATTGTGGTATACATACGTATAAATAAATACTATAGTAGTAAGAAGAAAATTATTTATTGAACGGAAATATATGGTTCACAAAACATTAATACTACTAATAAGAAGTATAATATATATAGACTGTGATAAAAAAGTACTCACAAACAAGACGGCGCCTATAGTGTCTGTCGTTAGAGGGAATGCCAACGAGGCCTCCTCCTGCAGCCTGAGCAGCACGTCAAGGAGATCCTCGTCGTCGGTGGCACCATTGCCGGGATCCAGCGACTCTTTGCGCCCCTTGATAATCTCAGCGATTATCTGATGGATGCGGCCACAGCTCCTCTTCATGTGGCGCTCGCCATTGCTCAGCCACCGTGATAACGGTGATGACGGGAAGAGGTCGACGAGGCAGAAGCCACCCAGCAGGCGGAACACCTCGTCCAACTCGCGGAGGTACTCTTCCTGCTGTGGGAACTTGCCCCCGAAAACTGCCTGCGAGATGACGTCATTGCTGAGCGCGGCCACCATCTCGCTGATGTTGACGGTAGCACCGGCAGAGGCGGTGATGGAGCGGACGAGGTCGCCGACCTCCTTGGCCCGGATGCCCTCCATGCGTTTGACC
This genomic window contains:
- the LOC123177003 gene encoding zealexin A1 synthase; amino-acid sequence: MEVLISLCLVALATVLVCWLLNLKASSGGRSTAKQELPPGPWTLPIIGSLHHVLSLLPHRTITKLSRRHGPMMLLKLGEVSTVIVSSAEGAALVMKTNDLALAGRPCSVTLDIAGRGGKGLLFAPYGDHWRQMRKLCVVELLSSKQVKRMEGIRAKEVGDLVRSITASAGATVNISEMVAALSNDVISQAVFGGKFPQQEEYLRELDEVFRLLGGFCLVDLFPSSPLSRWLSNGERHMKRSCGRIHQIIAEIIKGRKESLDPGNGATDDEDLLDVLLRLQEEASLAFPLTTDTIGAVLFDMFAAGTESTSTVLEWTMSELVIHPEAMAKAQQEVRQVLGEKRAIITNRDLGELHYLRMVIKEVLRLHPPGPLVPRHSREDCKMMGYNILKGTNVYVNVFGISRDPTYWKNPEEFKPERFENNNIDYNGTYFEYTPFGSGRRLCPGMLFSTSTLDIVLANLLYHFNWILPDGASLDMSEKFGLTVSKKYDLKLRAVPHMWNYEVQSK